In Clostridium swellfunianum, a genomic segment contains:
- a CDS encoding uracil-DNA glycosylase produces MRNKFEGFIEELAMTEVTPNVYNQYSYEYKDNEIRRKNLLIYLNKMNKIKPKVMLVGEAPGYRGCRLTGVPFTSEHLLMNNMNGLDLFGREAGYKLVEEKDKLLKEATATIIWDTLIKHDIMSLAWNAFPFHPHKEGHGQSNRAPLSKELLIGEKPLLRMIEMFNIKHVVAVGNKAEQTLRKLNISCHKVRHPAQGGKNEFIEGVKAFKALYL; encoded by the coding sequence ATGAGAAACAAATTTGAAGGCTTCATAGAGGAGCTGGCTATGACAGAAGTTACACCTAATGTGTACAACCAGTACTCCTATGAGTATAAGGATAATGAGATTAGAAGAAAGAACTTACTGATTTATCTAAATAAGATGAATAAGATAAAGCCAAAGGTTATGCTTGTAGGAGAGGCACCAGGCTACAGAGGCTGCAGGCTTACAGGAGTTCCTTTTACAAGTGAGCATTTGCTTATGAATAATATGAATGGACTCGACTTATTTGGCAGAGAGGCTGGATACAAACTTGTAGAGGAAAAAGATAAGCTTCTTAAGGAAGCTACAGCAACTATAATATGGGATACTCTTATAAAACATGATATTATGTCACTTGCATGGAACGCATTTCCGTTTCATCCCCACAAGGAAGGCCATGGACAAAGTAATAGAGCGCCTCTAAGCAAAGAGCTGCTTATTGGGGAAAAGCCGCTTTTAAGAATGATTGAAATGTTTAACATAAAGCATGTTGTTGCAGTTGGCAATAAGGCAGAACAGACTCTTAGAAAGCTTAATATAAGCTGTCATAAGGTTAGGCATCCTGCTCAAGGCGGCAAAAATGAATTTATTGAAGGCGTTAAGGCTTTTAAAGCACTATACTTGTAA
- the sstT gene encoding serine/threonine transporter SstT, with product MGKLLNKWNQMSLVKRILIGMIIGIILAITVPQQAKSVTILGSLFVGALKSIAPVLVLFLVMGAISQHKSGQQTNMKSIIVLYLLGTFLAGLVAVITSFIFPVSLTLAAGAKDVTPPGGVVEVLKALLLNLVDNPIKALFNANYIGILSWAVLLGLALKNAADSTKSMISNFSDALSQMVMWVINLAPLGIMGLVFDSIVTSGIGSLLSYGKLILLLVGTMIFVAVVVNPLIVYLTIRQNPFPLVFKCLKESGITAFFTRSSAANIPVNMRLCEKLGLDKDTYSVSIPLGATINMAGAAVTISILSLAAVHTLGIKVDIPTAIILSVLSAISACGASGVAGGSLLLIPLACSLFGIQNDVAMQVVGVGFIVGVIQDSCETALNSSTDVLFTAAAEFRKWRKEGKKIDIKNVA from the coding sequence ATGGGAAAACTACTGAACAAATGGAATCAAATGAGCCTTGTAAAACGAATACTCATAGGTATGATTATCGGTATTATCTTAGCAATTACAGTTCCACAGCAAGCAAAATCTGTTACTATTTTAGGCTCTTTATTCGTCGGCGCACTAAAATCTATCGCTCCTGTACTTGTATTATTCTTGGTTATGGGTGCAATTTCTCAACACAAAAGCGGTCAGCAAACCAACATGAAGTCGATTATAGTACTTTATCTTTTAGGAACCTTTCTAGCAGGACTTGTAGCGGTTATTACAAGTTTTATATTCCCTGTAAGCTTAACTCTTGCAGCAGGAGCTAAGGACGTTACCCCTCCAGGAGGCGTAGTTGAAGTTCTTAAAGCCTTACTTTTAAATCTTGTAGACAATCCTATTAAAGCACTTTTCAATGCCAATTATATAGGCATATTATCTTGGGCAGTACTTCTTGGGCTAGCACTAAAGAACGCTGCAGACTCAACAAAGTCAATGATTTCTAATTTTTCAGATGCCCTGTCACAAATGGTTATGTGGGTTATAAACCTTGCACCACTTGGAATTATGGGCCTAGTATTTGACAGTATCGTTACTAGCGGTATCGGCTCACTACTAAGCTATGGAAAACTAATACTCCTTCTAGTTGGTACTATGATTTTTGTAGCTGTAGTTGTAAATCCATTAATAGTTTACTTGACTATACGTCAAAATCCATTCCCACTAGTATTTAAATGTTTAAAGGAAAGCGGTATTACTGCCTTCTTTACAAGAAGCTCAGCAGCAAATATTCCCGTAAACATGAGATTATGTGAAAAACTAGGCTTAGACAAAGATACTTACTCAGTATCAATTCCTCTAGGCGCTACTATAAATATGGCTGGAGCAGCTGTAACAATTTCTATCTTATCCCTTGCGGCAGTTCACACCCTTGGCATCAAGGTGGATATTCCAACTGCAATTATACTAAGCGTACTTTCTGCTATAAGCGCTTGCGGTGCTTCAGGTGTAGCTGGTGGTTCACTGCTTCTTATTCCTCTAGCTTGCAGCTTATTTGGTATACAAAATGATGTTGCTATGCAGGTTGTTGGGGTAGGCTTTATAGTGGGTGTTATTCAAGATTCCTGCGAAACTGCTCTTAATTCCTCTACAGACGTTCTTTTCACAGCAGCAGCTGAATTTAGAAAATGGCGTAAAGAAGGAAAGAAAATTGATATTAAAAATGTAGCATAA
- a CDS encoding helix-turn-helix domain-containing protein, whose amino-acid sequence MNTNEVKKCLKKKWTNEEVQILKDFYNVKPMEEIIRLLPDRSRESIIKKAKGLGLNSENKHWSEEEVSYLEEKWGVIPVENIAKKLGRTKNGILLKAHKIGLRDQVIANGEYLTPKNVASVLGVGTRTIYNWMNRGYVKYRRLKVNSVKKYQITIYNFKIFLEEHQDKWDARSCDLKFINTCFITSRDKGSCELPEWLLAKVESDKLKKDMSSRKKWTTKEEMTLKSMVNNGKTYREIATLLNRSFYSVQGKITSRMNGFLQV is encoded by the coding sequence TTGAATACTAATGAAGTAAAAAAATGTTTAAAGAAAAAGTGGACAAACGAAGAAGTACAAATATTAAAAGATTTTTATAATGTAAAACCTATGGAAGAAATAATAAGACTTTTGCCTGATAGAAGCAGGGAGAGTATTATAAAAAAAGCTAAAGGACTTGGATTAAACTCAGAAAATAAACACTGGTCTGAAGAAGAAGTATCATACCTTGAGGAGAAGTGGGGAGTTATTCCTGTAGAAAATATAGCAAAAAAGCTAGGAAGAACAAAGAATGGAATTTTGCTTAAGGCACACAAAATAGGGCTTAGGGATCAGGTTATTGCAAATGGTGAATACCTTACTCCTAAAAATGTTGCTTCTGTTTTAGGAGTTGGAACGAGGACTATTTATAATTGGATGAACAGAGGTTATGTAAAATATAGAAGGTTAAAGGTTAATTCTGTAAAGAAATATCAGATTACTATCTATAACTTTAAAATATTTTTAGAGGAACATCAAGATAAATGGGATGCGAGAAGTTGCGATCTTAAGTTTATAAATACCTGCTTCATAACTTCACGAGATAAAGGAAGCTGTGAGCTTCCAGAATGGCTTTTAGCAAAGGTAGAGTCAGATAAGCTTAAGAAAGATATGTCGTCTCGAAAAAAGTGGACAACCAAAGAAGAAATGACTCTTAAGTCTATGGTTAACAACGGCAAAACTTATAGAGAAATTGCTACTCTTTTAAATAGAAGCTTTTATTCAGTTCAAGGAAAGATAACGAGCAGGATGAATGGTTTTTTGCAAGTTTAA